The Malus sylvestris chromosome 12, drMalSylv7.2, whole genome shotgun sequence genome contains a region encoding:
- the LOC126591771 gene encoding peptidyl-prolyl cis-trans isomerase FKBP16-4, chloroplastic isoform X1, producing the protein MELFLLPYHHHNPTLLHRPLFPQPITSNSKRFPKRKSHVLPCQCSLPSSDDSAQPTNQITPFEGRRALIGTLLASAAGIYVCDGAEAVSTSRRALRGAKIPESEFTTLPNGLKYYDLKVGGGVEAVTGSRVAVHYVAKWKGITFMTSRQGLGVGGGTPYGFDVGQSERGSVLKGLDIGVKGMRVGGQRLLIVPPELAYGSKGVQEIPPNATIEGPFPIFVFTVLYILFICSWTLNYSPLNKPHLGLL; encoded by the exons ATGGAGCTTTTCCTTCTTCCTTATCACCATCACAACCCAACTCTGCTCCACAGGCCTCTCTTCCCACAACCCATCACAA GCAACAGCAAGAGATTCCCCAAGAGGAAGTCACATGTGTTGCCATGTCAATGCTCACTGCCTTCCTCAGATGATTCTGCAcaaccaaccaaccaaattACACCATTTGAGGGCAGGAGGGCTTTGATTGGCACTCTCTTAGCCTCAG CTGCTGGCATTTATGTGTGTGATGGGGCTGAAGCTGTTAGCACAAGTAGGAGAGCT CTAAGAGGAGCGAAAATACCCGAGAGTGAATTTACAACCCTTCCCAATGGCCTGAA GTATTATGACTTGAAGGTCGGGGGTGGAGTTGAGGCGGTGACAGGATCCCGGGTTGCA GTTCATTATGTTGCGAAGTGGAAGGGTATCACTTTTATGACAAGTAGACAAGGACTTGGTGTTGGTGGAGGAACG CCATACGGATTTGACGTAGGCCAATCTGAGAGGGGATCAGTCCTTAAAGGATTAGATATTGGTGTAAAAGGCATGCGGGTAGGAGGCCAG CGATTGCTAATAGTTCCTCCCGAGCTAGCATATGGAAGCAAAGGAGTACAGGAAATTCCTCCAAATGCAACCATAGAG GGGCCCTTCCCTATATTCGTCTTCACTGTTCTGTATATTCTTTTTATCTGCAGTTGGACGTTGAACTACTCGCCATTAAACAAACCCCATTTGG GTCTCCTGTAA
- the LOC126591771 gene encoding peptidyl-prolyl cis-trans isomerase FKBP16-4, chloroplastic isoform X2, which translates to MELFLLPYHHHNPTLLHRPLFPQPITSNSKRFPKRKSHVLPCQCSLPSSDDSAQPTNQITPFEGRRALIGTLLASAAGIYVCDGAEAVSTSRRALRGAKIPESEFTTLPNGLKYYDLKVGGGVEAVTGSRVAVHYVAKWKGITFMTSRQGLGVGGGTPYGFDVGQSERGSVLKGLDIGVKGMRVGGQRLLIVPPELAYGSKGVQEIPPNATIELDVELLAIKQTPFGSPVKIVEG; encoded by the exons ATGGAGCTTTTCCTTCTTCCTTATCACCATCACAACCCAACTCTGCTCCACAGGCCTCTCTTCCCACAACCCATCACAA GCAACAGCAAGAGATTCCCCAAGAGGAAGTCACATGTGTTGCCATGTCAATGCTCACTGCCTTCCTCAGATGATTCTGCAcaaccaaccaaccaaattACACCATTTGAGGGCAGGAGGGCTTTGATTGGCACTCTCTTAGCCTCAG CTGCTGGCATTTATGTGTGTGATGGGGCTGAAGCTGTTAGCACAAGTAGGAGAGCT CTAAGAGGAGCGAAAATACCCGAGAGTGAATTTACAACCCTTCCCAATGGCCTGAA GTATTATGACTTGAAGGTCGGGGGTGGAGTTGAGGCGGTGACAGGATCCCGGGTTGCA GTTCATTATGTTGCGAAGTGGAAGGGTATCACTTTTATGACAAGTAGACAAGGACTTGGTGTTGGTGGAGGAACG CCATACGGATTTGACGTAGGCCAATCTGAGAGGGGATCAGTCCTTAAAGGATTAGATATTGGTGTAAAAGGCATGCGGGTAGGAGGCCAG CGATTGCTAATAGTTCCTCCCGAGCTAGCATATGGAAGCAAAGGAGTACAGGAAATTCCTCCAAATGCAACCATAGAG TTGGACGTTGAACTACTCGCCATTAAACAAACCCCATTTGG GTCTCCTGTAAAAATTGTTGAAGGTTAA
- the LOC126591770 gene encoding wall-associated receptor kinase-like 20, with the protein MVTKANIMPGFLCSFFFIILCVDFRCSSQKTCPGCGSMKVPYPLSTNPDCGDPNYSLHCDPSSKKLYFDALNGSYYLVLQIMALYQRMVVQPSPWLPGKCVTQDLVVSEGLWLNQSLPFNITSSNTIFLYNCSPRLLVSPLNCTPSSLCHRYLESSRHIDTNRALQCKNRLNLCCTFVAGGMPSAYKIRLHNSGCKALRSILHLDINKPPSQWEEGLEIQWSPPLEPICRTQLDCSSASKCSPIGSRSVSRCLCNREYYWDHLLGTCSRKKRNTKAGLSLKVSIGVISFFVVAAVVAIVTVKRSCKFSKQEKLTRAREDILKSNNDGKSARMFHLKEVKKATNGFSKDRLLGSGGFGEVYKGELEDRTLIAVKSAKVGNIKSTEHVLNEVGILSQVNHKNLVRLLGYCVEAEQPLMIYEYISNGTLSDHLHGKFSTFLDWKTRLRIAVQTAEALTYLHSAAHTPIYHRDVKSTNILLDSDFNAKVSDFGLSRLASPGLSHVSTCAQGTLGYLDPEYYRNYQLTDKSDVYSYGVVLLELLTSQKAIDFSRDQDDVNLAIYVRVRANNGAAMEVVDHRLLSEEPSGNTVASVKLFLELGLACLREKKGERPAMKDVVQELHCIIQALDEQVVHN; encoded by the coding sequence ATGGTCACCAAGGCAAACATAATGCCAGGCTTCCTCTGCAGCTTTTTCTTCATCATCCTTTGCGTCGATTTTCGCTGCTCCTCCCAAAAGACCTGCCCTGGGTGTGGCAGCATGAAGGTTCCGTACCCCCTAAGCACAAACCCCGACTGTGGTGACCCCAACTACTCTCTCCATTGCGATCCTTCCTCTAAGAAACTCTACTTTGATGCCCTCAATGGAAGTTACTATCTTGTGCTTCAAATCATGGCTCTGTATCAGCGTATGGTGGTACAACCGTCACCATGGCTGCCCGGCAAATGTGTTACTCAAGACTTGGTGGTGAGTGAGGGCCTCTGGTTGAATCAGTCACTTCCTTTCAACATCACTTCATCGAATACTATCTTCCTCTACAATTGCTCTCCACGGCTCTTGGTATCTCCTCTCAATTGCACTCCATCTAGCCTCTGTCACCGGTACTTGGAAAGCTCAAGACACATTGACACAAACCGAGCACTACAGTGCAAAAACAGGCTTAATCTTTGCTGCACATTTGTTGCCGGTGGTATGCCTTCAGCATACAAGATTCGGCTTCACAACTCAGGCTGCAAAGCCCTCAGAAGCATCCTTCATTTGGATATAAACAAGCCTCCGAGCCAATGGGAAGAGGGGTTGGAAATTCAATGGTCACCTCCACTTGAACCAATTTGTAGAACACAACTTGATTGCTCTTCAGCTTCCAAATGTTCGCCTATTGGTTCGAGGAGCGTCTCACGCTGCCTTTGCAATAGAGAGTACTATTGGGATCATCTTCTTGGCACTTGctcaaggaagaagaggaacacgaaAGCCGGTCTGAGCCTAAAGGTCTCGATTGGGGTAATCTCATTTTTCGTTGTAGCCGCAGTTGTAGCAATAGTCACGGTGAAAAGATCCTGCAAATTCTCGAAGCAGGAGAAACTTACCAGGGCAAGAGAGGACATTTTGAAGAGCAACAATGATGGGAAATCGGCTCGAATGTTTCACTTGAAAGAAGTGAAGAAAGCCACCAATGGTTTCTCCAAAGACAGACTTTTGGGGAGTGGTGGTTTTGGAGAAGTGTACAAAGGAGAGCTCGAAGATAGGACTCTCATCGCCGTCAAGTCTGCGAAAGTTGGCAACATCAAGAGCACAGAACATGTACTAAATGAAGTTGGGATACTTTCCCAAGTCAACCACAAGAACCTGGTCAGACTCTTAGGCTATTGTGTGGAAGCTGAGCAGCCATTGATGATCTATGAGTACATCTCCAATGGCACTCTCAGTGACCATTTACACGGTAAGTTTTCGACATTTCTTGACTGGAAAACTAGGCTCAGAATTGCCGTGCAAACTGCTGAAGCATTGACTTATTTACACTCCGCCGCGCACACTCCCATCTACCATAGAGATGTCAAGTCAACCAACATACTTCTGGACAGCGATTTCAACGCAAAAGTTTCAGATTTCGGGCTGTCCAGGTTGGCTAGTCCGGGGTTGAGTCATGTCTCGACATGTGCTCAGGGAACATTAGGATACTTAGACCCCGAATATTATCGGAACTACCAGTTAACTGACAAGAGTGATGTTTATAGCTATGGAGTCGTCCTGCTTGAGCTTTTGACATCACAAAAGGCCATTGATTTCTCGCGGGATCAGGACGACGTGAACTTAGCCATTTATGTGAGAGTAAGAGCCAACAATGGTGCAGCTATGGAGGTTGTGGATCACCGGCTGCTCAGCGAGGAGCCTTCGGGGAATACAGTAGCGAGTGTAAAGCTTTTCTTAGAGCTTGGACTTGCATGTCTGAGGGAAAAGAAGGGGGAGAGACCAGCCATGAAGGATGTTGTTCAAGAACTCCATTGCATAATTCAAGCTTTAGATGAACAAGTGGTTCATAATTAA
- the LOC126591889 gene encoding polyadenylate-binding protein 7-like gives MAVNNSQTVVGAGPTAGGVPAASLYVGDLHPYMTEVQLEDAFKGFKGVTSVRLCRDTATATNCSLCYGYVNFTTPEEAIRALEVMNHSILNGRVIRVMWSHRDPDARRSGIGNVFVKNLSESINSVELEEMFKKFGRTLSCKVAMFDDGKSKGYGFVQFESEESAIAAIEALNGTTVKNKQLYVAKFVRKSDRVLPNPDIKYTNLYMKNLDPTLKEELVEEKFSEFGKIVSFAIAKDDHGNSRGFGFVNFENPDDARRAMEGMNGSQLGSKVLYVARAQKKAEREHLLRWQFEEKRKEQMLKFKGSNVYVKNIDDDVSEEELAEHFSQCGTITSAKIMRDDKGISKGFGFICFSTPEEGNKAVNTFHGYMFHRKPLYVAIAQRKEERQAQLQLQYAQRLAGFAGPSPTVIPGGYPPIYYQAPSGVAPQVPPRAGLMYQPLGLWPGWRPNGFVPTSGPAYQPPLGPVIPNAPRQHRQNRGRMNGHMIPQGGAYMPHLQQPNPLLHSAKDSNNPQRTGQAKSVPNGRQLEMNKGGVSSAASNSVGVVVQPEMLSSMLAAASPEQQKQILGEQLYPLVHKQKADLASKITGMLLEMDNSELLNLLESPDSLTAKVEEAVQVLRMSKTKVPNKDNNHPSYLSAEVAVN, from the exons ATGGCCGTTAATAATTCCCAGACGGTGGTGGGGGCTGGGCCGACGGCGGGGGGTGTTCCTGCGGCGTCGCTGTACGTCGGAGACCTCCATCCGTACATGACCGAAGTTCAGCTGGAGGATGCTTTCAAAGGCTTCAAAGGTGTCACGTCCGTTCGGCTCTGCAGGgacaccgccaccgccaccaaCTGTTCTCTCTGCTATGGCTACGTCAACTTCACCACACCTGAAGAAG CAATTCGAGCTCTTGAAGTGATGAACCATTCAATTCTTAATGGAAGAGTGATAAGGGTCATGTGGTCTCATCGTGATCCCGATGCAAGAAGAAGTGGAATTGGGAACGTGTTTGTCAAG AACTTGAGCGAATCAATTAATAGTGTAGAGCTTGAAGAAATGTTTAAGAAGTTCGGACGTACTTTGTCTTGCAAAGTGGCCATGTTTGATGACGGGAAGAGTAAAGGCTATGGCTTTGTTCAGTTCGAGTCTGAGGAATCTGCGATTGCCGCTATTGAGGCGCTAAATGGCACAACTGTCAAAAACAAGCAGCT GTATGTTGCGAAATTTGTTAGAAAGAGCGATCGAGTTTTGCCCAATCCTGATATTAAATATACAAATTTGTATATGAAGAATTTGGATCCAACTCTCAAGGAAGAGCTTGTGGAGGAGAAGTTCTCTGAGTTTGGGAAAATTGTTAGCTTTGCGATTGCAAAGGACGACCATGGGAACTCTAGAGGTTTCGGTTTTGTGAACTTTGAGAACCCAGATGATGCTAGACGAGCAATGGAAGGAATGAATGGATCACAACTTG GCTCCAAGGTTCTATATGTTGCAAGGGCTCAGAAAAAGGCAGAGCGCGAGCATCTTTTGCGTTGGCAGTTTGAGGAAAAACGAAAAGAGCAAATGTTAAAATTCAAG GGATCAAATGTGTATGTGAAGAACATTGACGACGATGTCAGTGAAGAAGAGCTGGCAGAACACTTTAGTCAATGTGGTACGATTACTTCTGCAAAAATTATGCGAGACGACAAAGGAATAAGCAAGGGGTTTGGTTTTATCTGCTTCTCTACCCCTGAGGAGGGCAATAAAGCTGTGAATACTTTTCATG GATATATGTTTCATCGGAAGCCATTGTATGTGGCTATTGCCCAACGGAAAGAGGAGAGACAAGCGCAGCTGCAGCTTCAGTATGCACAGCGTTTGGCAGGATTTGCAGGTCCTTCACCAACTGTGATCCCTGGTGGATACCCTCCTATCTACTATCAAGCTCCCTCTGGGGTTGCTCCACAAGTGCCTCCTCGAGCGGGATTGATGTATCAACCTTTGGGATTGTGGCCAGGATGGAGACCCAATGGCTTTGTACCTACATCTGGACCAGCCTATCAACCACCACTGGGTCCTGTG ATTCCTAATGCTCCACGACAACATAGGCAAAATAGGGGAAGAATGAACGGGCATATGATTCCTCAGGGAGGCGCATATATGCCACATTTACAACAGCCCAATCCGTTGCTACACTCTGCAAAAGATTCAAACAATCCgcag CGGACAGGGCAGGCTAAGTCTGTTCCTAATGGGCGTCAACTAGAAATGAATAAAGGAGGAGTCTCGTCCGCTGCCTCCAATTCTGTTGGAGTTGTCGTTCAACCGGAGATGCTGAGTAGCATGCTTGCTGCCGCTTCTCCCGAGCAGCAGAAACAGATACTTGGCGAGCAGCTCTATCCACTTGTCCATAAACAAAAG GCCGACCTAGCTTCAAAGATAACTGGGATGCTACTTGAAATGGACAACTCGGAGCTGCTGAATTTATTGGAGTCACCGGACTCCTTGACTGCGAAAGTGGAAGAAGCAGTTCAGGTGCTCAGGATGTCGAAGACCAAAGTACCTAACAAAGATAACAATCATCCGAGTTATCTATCTGCTGAGGTTGCAGTCAATTGA
- the LOC126594430 gene encoding aspartic proteinase 36-like — MRVSKVPILASLAALLSLSVVYCSFPAAFLSLERAFPPSHRVELDQLLARDRVRHARLLQNVVGGVVDFSVEGTSDPYLVGLYFTKVKLGSPPKEFNVQIDTGSDILWITCNSCTDCRQSSGLGIQLNFYDSASSSTAGLIPCTDPMCTSSFHTSSTECLTQSNQCSYTFQYGDGSGTTGYYVLDALYFDMILGQSYIANSSAFVVFGCSTYQSGDLTKTDKAVDGIFGFGQGSLSVISQLSSRGMTPRVFSHCLKGDGNGGGILVLGEILEPSIVYSPLVPSQPHYNLNLQSIAVNGQTLPIDPAAFTTSNGRGTIVDSGTTLSYLVEEAFDPFVSAITSAASQTVTPTISKGNQCYLVSTSLADVFPSVSLNFAGGASMVLKPEEYLMRTGIIEGAAMWCIGFQKVQGGVTILGDLVLKDKIFVYDLARQRIGWANYDCSMSVNVSVTSSKDEYINAGQLHHSSSSGDMLFKHLTTGTLVFLIHILWS, encoded by the exons ATGCGGGTCTCCAAAGTTCCGATCTTGGCCTCCCTCGCTGCgctgctctctctctccgtcgtcTACTGCAGCTTCCCGGCCGCCTTTCTTTCTTTAGAGCGTGCTTTTCCCCCGAGCCACCGAGTGGAGCTCGACCAGCTCCTAGCCCGGGACCGAGTCAGGCACGCCCGGCTCTTGCAGAACGTGGTGGGCGGTGTTGTCGACTTCTCAGTCGAAGGCACCTCCGATCCCTACCTAGTCGG GCTCTATTTTACCAAAGTGAAATTGGGCTCTCCACCGAAAGAATTCAATGTGCAGATTGATACCGGAAGTGACATCCTGTGGATTACCTGCAATTCGTGCACTGATTGCCGCCAATCTAGCGGACTCGGT ATTCAGCTCAATTTCTATGATTCTGCTAGCTCTTCAACTGCAGGGCTGATCCCCTGTACAGACCCAATGTGCACTTCCTCATTTCATACTTCGTCAACTGAATGTTTAACTCAGAGTAATCAGTGCAGTTATACTTTCCAATATGGTGATGGAAGTGGGACGACTGGTTATTATGTATTGGATGCACTATACTTTGACATGATTCTGGGGCAGTCTTATATCGCTAACTCATCAGCATTTGTTGTTTTCGG GTGTAGTACGTATCAGTCTGGTGATTTGACTAAGACAGATAAAGCAGTGGATGGGATATTTGGGTTCGGCCAAGGGTCTCTCTCTGTTATATCACAATTGTCATCTCGAGGGATGACTCCCAGAGTGTTTTCACATTGCTTGAAGGGAGATGGAAATGGAGGAGGTATACTTGTTCTTGGCGAGATTTTGGAGCCAAGCATTGTATATAGTCCCCTTGTCCCGTCACA gCCACATTACAATTTAAATCTGCAGAGCATCGCTGTCAATGGGCAAACCTTGCCAATCGATCCAGCAGCCTTTACAACATCAAACGGTCGAGGAACTATTGTTGACTCGGGAACAACGTTGTCATACCTTGTGGAAGAAGCGTTTGATCCTTTCGTTAGTGCC ATAACTTCGGCTGCTTCACAAACCGTGACTCCCACCATTTCAAAAGGAAACCAGTGTTATTTAGTTTCCACCAG tttgGCTGATGTATTTCCTTCGGTTAGTCTAAACTTTGCCGGAGGTGCATCGATGGTGTTGAAACCAGAGGAGTACCTTATGCGTACAGGTATCATT GAAGGTGCTGCTATGTGGTGCATTGGCTTTCAGAAGGTTCAGGGAGGGGTGACGATTTTAGGAG ATCTTGTTCTAAAAGACAAGATATTTGTGTATGACTTGGCTCGCCAAAGGATTGGGTGGGCTAACTACGATT GCTCAATGTCAGTAAACGTCTCTGTAACTTCTAGCAAAGACGAATATATTAATGCAGGACAGCTGCATCATAGCAGCTCATCAGGAGACATGCTTTTCAAGCATCTAACAACAGGAACTCTGGTTTTCTTAATCCACATACTGTGGAGCTAA